TCACCACCCGGTCGGCGGCGTGGTGCACGATCCAGGCGAGTTGCTCGGCCGGGAGGCGCAGGTTCAGCGTGTGCAGGACCGCGCCCATGGAGGGGATCGCGAAGTACGCCTCGACGTGCTCGGCGTTGTTCCACATCAGCGTCGCCACGCGCTCGTCGTCCGCGACCCCGAGGTCGTCGCGCAGGGCGTGCGCCAGCTGGGCCGCGCGGGCTCCGACCTCGGCGAAGGAACGCCGCTGGGGCTCCTCGCCGGTCCAGGTGATCACCTGTGATGTGCCGTGGATCGTCGACCCGTGGGTCAGGATCCTCGAGATCAGCAGCGGTACGTCCTGCATGGTGCTCAGCACGGCGTCCTCCCGGGGGCGACATTGCCTACGCGGTAGTAAGGGTTGGGCTGATTCTGCTCACATACCGCGCGGTATGTCACTAGGCGCGGGCGATCGATCACGTCGATCCCGTCGATCCCGTCACGTTGCGTCCACCGTGAGGGGACGGTATGGCCCACCAGGTGACCTTGGTGCCGGACCGTCGGCACCCGACCACCCGACCACCGGACCGCCGGAGCGCCCGACCACCGGAGCGCCGGACCGCGCAACCGCCCGACCACCGGACAGCCGGACCACCGGACCGCCCGACACCCGACACCCGACCACCCGACCACCCGACCACCCGACCACCCGACCACCGGAGCGCCTGGGCGGCCCTAGCGGACCAGCAACAGTTCCGGGTCCTCGCGCAGCTTGCCGAGGGCGCGGGACACCGCCGACTTCACCGTGCCCACCGAGACGCCGAGCACCTCGGCAGTCTGGGCTTCGCTGAGGTCCTCGTAGTACCGCAGGACGACCATCGCGCGCTGCCGTGCGGGCAATTTGGAGATCGCCCGCCACATCGCGTCGTGCAGCGCCTGCTGCTCGGCTGGGTCGTCCCCGCCGGGGACCGGCTCGGGCTCCGGCAGCTCATCGCAGGCGAACTCGTCGACCTTGCGCTTGCGCCACTGCGACGTCCGGGTGTTCAGCAGCGCCCGGCGCACATAGCCGTCGAGCGCGCGGTGGTCCTCGATCCGCTCCCAGGCGACGTAGGTCTTGGTGAGCGCCGTCTGCAGCAGATCCTCCGCGTCGCTCGGGTTCGCGGTGAGCGACCGGGCGGTACGCAGCAGCACCGGCTGGCGGGCCTTGACGTACGACGAGAACGACGGGTACGTCAGCGACCGCGTCGCGGCTTGGGAAGCGCTGGTGCAGACGGTTGTGGTCATGGCTCCACGCTATGAGCGCCCCCCTCTCCGGCGGATCGGCCGCAGGTCCCGAAGCGCACTCCCCCTCAGGTTGTAGGGGTGGTGCTGACTGCACCTCCTGAAGGTGGACCGGAGGAGGACACCTACTGCGGGTTTACCCCTGGGGGCTACGACCACGGTGCCGGGCCAAGCGCCTGTGCGGCCGGCACGGCGGCGGTCCCCGGCCGCGGTCCCCATGCGGCAGCCCCGACCCGGGTTCCCCACGGCGCCTGCCTGCCTCACGCTCCCTCCAGGACCAGCCCCGACGTCGGCACCCCTGTCCCCGCGGTCACCAGGACCCGCCCGGCCCCAGGTATCTGGTTGACGGATGTGCCCCGCAGCTGCCGTACCCCCTCCGCGATCCCGTTCATCCCATGCAGATACGCCTCCCCCAACTGTCCCCCGTGCGTATTGACCGGCAGCCGCTCCTCCGCCATGAACTCAGCAGCCTCACCCTTTCCGCAGAATCCGAACTCCTCCAGTTGCATCAGCACGAACGGTGTGAAGTGGTCGTACAGGATCCCCACGTCGATGTCGGCCGGGGTGAGCCCGGAGGTGCGCCACAGCCGGCGGGCCACCACGCCCATCTCCGGCAGGCCGGTCAGGTCGTCGCGGTAGAAGCTGGTCATCTGCTCCTGGGCGCGCCCCGCCCCCTGGGCGGCGGCTGCGACTACCGCCGGGGGGTTCGGCAGATCGCGGGCCCGCTCCACGGACGTGACGACGATGGCCTGGCCGCCGTCCGTCTCCTGGCAGCAGTCCAGCAGCCTGAGCGGTTCGGCGATCCAGCGCGAGGCCGCGTGGTCGGCGAGGGTGATCGGTCTGCCGTGGAAGTACGCCGCCGGGTTGGTGGCCGCATACTTGCGGTCCACGACGGCCACATGCCCGAACGCCTCCGAGGTCAGCCCATAGGTGTGCAGATACCGCTGAGCCACCATCGCCACCCAGGAGGCCGGGGTGAGCAGCCCGAACGGCAGGGACCAGCCCAGCGCCGCGCCCTCCGCCGACGGCTCCCGGTGCTGCACTCCGGAGCCGAATCTCCGGCCCGACCGCTCATTGAACGCGCGGTAGCAGACCACCACCTCGGCCGCGCCCGCGGCGATGGCGAGCGCCGCCTGCTGGACGGTCGCGCAGGCCGCCCCGCCGCCGTAGTGCACCCGGGAGAAGAAGGACAGCTCGCCCATCCCGCAGGCCTGGGCCACCGTGATCTCCGGGCTGGTGTCCATCGTGAACGTGACCATCCCGTCCACGTCCCCCGGTGTCAGCCCCGCGTCGTCCAGCGCCGCCCGCACCGCCTCCACGGCCAGCCGGAGCTCACTGCGGCCCGAGTCCTTGGAGAACTCGGTGGCGCCGATCCCGACGATCGCGGCGCGTCCGCCGAGGGTGTCCGGGGTTCGGGTGCTCATCGCGCACCCCCCGTCGGTACGGTGACCGTCACCGTGCCGGTCACATGTCGGCCGATGCCGTTGTCCCCCACGACCCGAACCGTCGCGGTGTCGCCGTCGAGCTCGTCCACCGTCCCCGTCAACACCATCGTGTCCCCCGGGTAGTTGGGTGCGCCCAGCCTGATGTCCACTTTGCGCAGGACGGCCGTCGGGCCGAAGTGGTCCGTGATGTAGCGGCCCACCAGGCCGTTGGTGGTCAGGATGTTCATGAAGATGTCGGGGGAGCCCTTCTGGCGGGCCAGTTCCGCGTCGTGGTGCACGTCCTGGTAGTCCCGGGAGGCGATCGCTCCGGCCACGATGAGCGTGCGGGTGATCTCGATCTCCAGCGGCGGCAGTCGGTCGCCGGTCCTCATCGATCCCATGCCTCGGCCTCCTCCCCTTCCTTGATCAACTCGCCCAGTTCCTGGAGCAGTTCGTCGCCGCATCCCAGATATGCGTCCAGCTGTCGGCCCCACAGGAAGTGCCGGTGCACCGGATGGTCCAGGTCGGCTCCCGCGCCGCCGTGCAGATGCTGGCCCGCGTGCACGACCCGGCTGCCCGCCTCGGACGCCCACCAGGCGGCGGCCAGCGCGTGTGAGGCGTAGGGGAGCCCGGTGTCCCGCCGCCAGGCCGCCTCGTACGCCGTCACCCTTATCGCCTCTGTGTCCATATACGCGTCCGCTGCCCGGAGTTGGACCGCCTGCTTGGCGGCGAGTGGTCGCCCGAACTGCTCCCGGGTGTTCGTGTGTGCCACGGCCCGCGCGAGGGAACCGGCGCAGACACCGGCCTGGAGACCGGCGAAGGCGGTGCGGGCGGTGGCGAGGACGTCGGCGTAGGCGTCGGGGCCGGCGGGGTGTTCGGAGCCAACGCCGCTGAGCCGTTCGGCACCGGACCCGCCGAGCCGTTCGGCACCGGACCCGCCGAGCTGTTCGGCTTCGGTGCCCTCCAGCACGAGACGCCCCGCCGCCCAGGGCGCCGTGAGTTCGACCGGCTGCCACTCCGCGCGGCCGGTCGTCGGCACCAGCCACAGCTTCCGGTCCGCGTCGGCCACCAGGACATGCGTGGCGTCCCGCAACCAGGGCACGACAGGGACCGTGCCGGTCAACTCGCCGCCCGCAGACGCCCGTACCCCTCCCTGCGCCGGGAATGCCCCGCTGACCACCACCGAGCCGTCGATGATCCCCGGCAGCAACCGCTCGCGTTGCTCCGCCGAGCCGTGGGCCGACACCGCCAGCAGTCCGTACACACATGTGACCGCGAAGGGCACCTGGGCCGTGGTGCGGCCCTGTTCCTCCAGGAGGAGGACGAGGCCCAGCAGGCCCACCTCCTGGACGGCGCCGATGAGTCCGGCGGCGCACAGGGCCTTCCACAGCTCCGGGTCGCTGCCTGTGCCGGCGGCCGTCAGCCGTTCGTGCGTGGCGAGGTCGCCGAAGATCCGCGCGGCCAGTTCCTGGGCGGCGGCCTGCTCCTGCGTGGGCGTGAAGTCCATGTCAGACCTCGCCCTCGTGGACCCGGAAGACCGGCAGCACCAACGCGCCGCCCGGGTCCTCGTGCCGCTGGAATTCGAGCCGTACCGGCAGTCCGATGCGGACCTTGTCGTAGGGCACCCCCACCACGTTGCTGATCATCCGCACGCCTTCCGCCAGCTCGATCAGGCCGACGGCATACGGAGGATCGAGGGCCGGGAACGGCGGGTGGTGCATCACGACGTAGGAATAGACCGTGCCCTCGCCGCTCGCCTCCACCGTGTCCCAGTCCAGGCCACCGCATGCGTTGCACCCCGGCAGCCAGGGGAAACGCAGGGTCGTGCAGTCGGTGCAGCGCTGGATGAGGAGCTGATGCCGGTCCACTCCCTCCCAGAAGCCGGCGTTGTCGCGGTTGATCACCGGCCGGGGGCGGGGGGCCTTGGGCGTCTTCCACGCGGGGGCGTACTTGAGGATGCGGAAGCGATGGGTGCCGACCAGCTCCGGTCCCACCCGGACGTCCATGCGGGTCGTGACGAAATACCCTGTGCCCAGCTTGGTCGTCTTGCGGTCCGACACCGACTCGATCACCGCGTCGAAGGTGATCTCGTCGCCGGGCCGCAGGGGGCGCAGATACTCCTGCTCGCAGTCGGTGGCGACGACCGAGGTGCACCCCGCCTCGTCGAGGAGGGTGAGCAGATCGTCGTACGCCTGGGAGCGTCCCGTATGCCCGGAGAGGCCGCCCATGGTCCATGCCTGGAGCATGGTGGGCGGGGCGATGGCGTCCGGCCCCGAATACGCCGGGTTGGTGTCACCCAGCGCCTCACACCAGTGCCGGATCATCGGTTCATTGACGGGGTCCTTGCCCGCGCGCGCGACGGCGGTCGCCCGCCCCTCGAACGCCTTCAGCCGCACCCTCAGCTCGTCCTGCACCTCGCTCACCCCCGTCCCCTGCCCGCTCACCGCCGCCCCCTCGTCATCCCGAGCCGCATCGTCGCGACGATCTCCCGCTGCACCTCGCTCACCCCGCCCCCGAACGTGTTGATCTGCGCCGCCCTGTTCAGCCGCTCCAGCTCGCCGTCCCCGAACACCCCCGGCGACCCCGAACGAACCAGCCCCGCCAGCCCGTCCGTCCCGATCGCGTGCTGACATATTCGGTACACCGCCACCGCCGATTCGGTTCCCGCGACTTTCACCCCGCTCGCGTCGCCGGGCGCGAGGCGGCCCGCCCCCACCTCCCCCACCAGACGCCAGCTGAGCAGGCGCGATGCCGCCAGCCGCGCATGTGCCTCGGCCAGCTGCGACCGCACCCACGGCTCGTCAACGCGGCGCCTTCCGGTCACCGGATCGGGGATGCGTACGGCGTTCAGCGCGGCCGTGTAGAAGTCCTCGGCCTGCATGCCGAGCGCGGCGAGGGCGACCCGCTCGTGGTTGAGCTGGTTGGTGATGAGCGTCCAGCCCTCGTTCTCCGCGCCGACGAGGTTGCCTGCCGGGACGCGGACGGCGTCGTAGTACGTGGCCGTCGTGGTCTGCCCGCCGACCGTCTCGATCGGCGTCCACGAGAAGCCGGGGGCGCCTGTGGGGACGAGGAGGATCGAGATGCCACGGTGTTTGGGGGCGTCGGGGTCGGTGCGGCAGGCCAGCCAGATCCAGTCGGCGTGCGGGGCGCCGGAGGTGAAGATCTTCTGCCCGTCGACGAGCCAGTCGCCCGCGCCGTCCCGTACCGCCCGGGTCCGCAGCGACGCCAGGTCGGTCCCGGCCGACGGTTCGCTGTAGCCGATCGCGAAGACGAGTTCCCCGCGCAGGATGCCCGGCAGGAAGGCGGCCTTCTGCTCCTCGCTGCCGTACTTCATCAGGGTCGGCCCGACCGTGTTCAGGGTGACCATCGAGACGGGTGCGCCCGCCCGGTACGCCTCGTCGAAGAAGACGAACTGCTCGTCCGCACCCCGGCCCTGGCCGCCGTACTCGACGGGCCACCCGAGCCCCAGCCAGCCGTCCGCGCCGATACGACGTCGCAGTGCACGCACGCGCGCGTGCTCCTCAGCCGGGGGCGGCCCGTCCGGCATGAGGGCCCGGAAGTACGTACGCAGCTCGGCGCGCAGCCGCTGCTGGCGCTCGGTGGGGGCGAGGTGCACGATGACGGCCCTCCGGGACGTCGTACGGGCTGAGGGTTTCTGACTGTCCGTCAGATACCGTGCTCTGTCAAGGTCGTCGCCCGCACACGGAAAAGCGCCTGTCTCATGCGGAAAACGCCTGCGCGGCGGTGCCGAAGCACCGCCGCGCGGACGTGTTACCACCCCACAGAGCACACCCCACAAGGGAGTTCAGGACCGGCGCCCGAGGGCCGGCCCTCCCGGTCTCACCAGAGGGGCGCGAAGCCGACGGCGACGTTCTCGTTGCCCTGGTTGATGGCCGTGAAGGCGGAGCCGTCGACCTGGGCGGTGTTGCTCTGGTTCGAGGCGCCGTCGCCCACCGCCTGCTGCTGCGTGGTGGACGAGTTGCCGTTGTTGTCGTCGCCGACGCCGCTGCCGATGATGCCGGCGGAGGCCTTGGTGGCGGTCGCGTTCGATCCGTCGTCCGCGAGGGCGCCGGTGTCCGCCGTCGCGACGCCGGCGAAGAGGGCCGCGGCGAGCGGAAGGGCGGAAACGGCGGCGATGACGCGGGCGGTACGGATGCTTGCCATGTTGTTCCTCCAGAACAAGGTACGCACCGGCTGTCGGGCCGAAAGTGCGCGTGGTACGTGAAGTACGGCTTGTACCAAGGCAGTTGGCCATCCGCCTCGGTGCTGTGCACGACGTCGCGAGATCAGAGTTGCCCACCGAATCCCCGGCGAACCACCCCGGAAGCCCCTATTCGCCCTCAAGCGTGATGACAAGTCGATAAACCCCTTTGGTTGCCTTCAGCCCCAGGCCAGGGCAGGCCGGACACCCCCGCCCCAAGTGCCACAAGGGATGAAGCGTTCCGGCGCGTTTCCGGCCAACCTGCCGACTCCGGCGAGTCGCGCTCGACCTCTCTTCCTTTTTTCGAACACCTGTACGAGCATGGAGGTATGGCCACCACCGACCGGCAGGCCACGACGCTGGCCCTCGCACACGCCCTGTCAGCCGCGGAGCGCGGCCTGGCCGTCATCCCCCTGTCCCGGACGAAACTCCCGGCCCTGCGCTCCCCCCACCGCGACGACCTCACCGCACCCCCCTGCCACGGCGAATGCGGCCGCCTAGGGCACGGGGTGTACGACGCCTCGACCGACCCGGCGCGCATTCGCGAACTGTTCGCCGCCGCACCCTGGGCCACCGGCTACGGCATCGCCTGCGGCCTCCCCCCGCACCACCTGATCGGCATCGACCTGGACACCAAGTCGGGCACCGACTCCTCGGCGGCCCTGCGCGAACTGGCCCTACGGCACCTCTTCACCATCCCCGACACCGTCGTCGTCCTGACCCCCAGCGGCGGCCGCCACCTCTGGCTCAGCGGCCCGCCGGACGTCGTCATCCCCAACTCCGCGGGCCGCCTGGCGCCGGGCATCGACATCCGGGGCGCCGGCGGCTACCTCGTCGGCCCCGGCTCCCGCACCGAGTACGGCGTCTACAGCACCGCCCCCGGCACCGCCCACCTCGCCCCCGCGGCCTGCCCGCCCGCCCTCCTGCGCCTGCTGCTTCCGCCGCCCCGCACCCACCACCCCACACCCCCGTCGACCGGCGGACACGGCCAGGGCCTCGTCCAGTTCGTCCTCGCGGCCCATGAGGGACAGCGCAACACCCGTCTGTTCTGGGCAGCTTGCCGCGCCTACGAGGACGGCATCGGACCCGACCTCGTCGAACCCTTTGTCGAGGCAGCCCTCAACACCGGCCTCAGCGAACGCGAGGCCCGCGCCACGATCGCGTCGGCGGCGCGCATGACGGGGCATCAGCCGTGACGAGCGCCGACGCAGAAAGGACGAAACCGCCTGCTCACGGTGCGCCTAGCGGCTGGCGTCCGGTCCACGCCTGGTCCGCACTGATCCACAACGTGACAGAGCCAGATCAAGGTGAGCCAGCCCCGACGCGGAAGGGGCGCCCCTCAGCGAGAGGC
This genomic window from Streptomyces sp. DG2A-72 contains:
- a CDS encoding lipid-transfer protein, encoding MSTRTPDTLGGRAAIVGIGATEFSKDSGRSELRLAVEAVRAALDDAGLTPGDVDGMVTFTMDTSPEITVAQACGMGELSFFSRVHYGGGAACATVQQAALAIAAGAAEVVVCYRAFNERSGRRFGSGVQHREPSAEGAALGWSLPFGLLTPASWVAMVAQRYLHTYGLTSEAFGHVAVVDRKYAATNPAAYFHGRPITLADHAASRWIAEPLRLLDCCQETDGGQAIVVTSVERARDLPNPPAVVAAAAQGAGRAQEQMTSFYRDDLTGLPEMGVVARRLWRTSGLTPADIDVGILYDHFTPFVLMQLEEFGFCGKGEAAEFMAEERLPVNTHGGQLGEAYLHGMNGIAEGVRQLRGTSVNQIPGAGRVLVTAGTGVPTSGLVLEGA
- a CDS encoding acyl-CoA dehydrogenase family protein; translated protein: MHLAPTERQQRLRAELRTYFRALMPDGPPPAEEHARVRALRRRIGADGWLGLGWPVEYGGQGRGADEQFVFFDEAYRAGAPVSMVTLNTVGPTLMKYGSEEQKAAFLPGILRGELVFAIGYSEPSAGTDLASLRTRAVRDGAGDWLVDGQKIFTSGAPHADWIWLACRTDPDAPKHRGISILLVPTGAPGFSWTPIETVGGQTTTATYYDAVRVPAGNLVGAENEGWTLITNQLNHERVALAALGMQAEDFYTAALNAVRIPDPVTGRRRVDEPWVRSQLAEAHARLAASRLLSWRLVGEVGAGRLAPGDASGVKVAGTESAVAVYRICQHAIGTDGLAGLVRSGSPGVFGDGELERLNRAAQINTFGGGVSEVQREIVATMRLGMTRGRR
- a CDS encoding bifunctional DNA primase/polymerase; its protein translation is MATTDRQATTLALAHALSAAERGLAVIPLSRTKLPALRSPHRDDLTAPPCHGECGRLGHGVYDASTDPARIRELFAAAPWATGYGIACGLPPHHLIGIDLDTKSGTDSSAALRELALRHLFTIPDTVVVLTPSGGRHLWLSGPPDVVIPNSAGRLAPGIDIRGAGGYLVGPGSRTEYGVYSTAPGTAHLAPAACPPALLRLLLPPPRTHHPTPPSTGGHGQGLVQFVLAAHEGQRNTRLFWAACRAYEDGIGPDLVEPFVEAALNTGLSEREARATIASAARMTGHQP
- a CDS encoding acyl-CoA dehydrogenase family protein, with the translated sequence MDFTPTQEQAAAQELAARIFGDLATHERLTAAGTGSDPELWKALCAAGLIGAVQEVGLLGLVLLLEEQGRTTAQVPFAVTCVYGLLAVSAHGSAEQRERLLPGIIDGSVVVSGAFPAQGGVRASAGGELTGTVPVVPWLRDATHVLVADADRKLWLVPTTGRAEWQPVELTAPWAAGRLVLEGTEAEQLGGSGAERLGGSGAERLSGVGSEHPAGPDAYADVLATARTAFAGLQAGVCAGSLARAVAHTNTREQFGRPLAAKQAVQLRAADAYMDTEAIRVTAYEAAWRRDTGLPYASHALAAAWWASEAGSRVVHAGQHLHGGAGADLDHPVHRHFLWGRQLDAYLGCGDELLQELGELIKEGEEAEAWDR
- a CDS encoding SigE family RNA polymerase sigma factor, whose protein sequence is MTTTVCTSASQAATRSLTYPSFSSYVKARQPVLLRTARSLTANPSDAEDLLQTALTKTYVAWERIEDHRALDGYVRRALLNTRTSQWRKRKVDEFACDELPEPEPVPGGDDPAEQQALHDAMWRAISKLPARQRAMVVLRYYEDLSEAQTAEVLGVSVGTVKSAVSRALGKLREDPELLLVR
- a CDS encoding bifunctional MaoC family dehydratase N-terminal/OB-fold nucleic acid binding domain-containing protein; this encodes MSEVQDELRVRLKAFEGRATAVARAGKDPVNEPMIRHWCEALGDTNPAYSGPDAIAPPTMLQAWTMGGLSGHTGRSQAYDDLLTLLDEAGCTSVVATDCEQEYLRPLRPGDEITFDAVIESVSDRKTTKLGTGYFVTTRMDVRVGPELVGTHRFRILKYAPAWKTPKAPRPRPVINRDNAGFWEGVDRHQLLIQRCTDCTTLRFPWLPGCNACGGLDWDTVEASGEGTVYSYVVMHHPPFPALDPPYAVGLIELAEGVRMISNVVGVPYDKVRIGLPVRLEFQRHEDPGGALVLPVFRVHEGEV
- a CDS encoding MaoC/PaaZ C-terminal domain-containing protein, which codes for MRTGDRLPPLEIEITRTLIVAGAIASRDYQDVHHDAELARQKGSPDIFMNILTTNGLVGRYITDHFGPTAVLRKVDIRLGAPNYPGDTMVLTGTVDELDGDTATVRVVGDNGIGRHVTGTVTVTVPTGGAR